Proteins encoded within one genomic window of Hevea brasiliensis isolate MT/VB/25A 57/8 chromosome 8, ASM3005281v1, whole genome shotgun sequence:
- the LOC131182430 gene encoding uncharacterized protein LOC131182430 has product MHGIDTQHKKGAAQSSGSVDKALLDCKFIKWDYFGQVNFQFKEFFEFQEWMNVCECTNAYYPRLVQEFYRTLRIVDEEDKFEVALNDSAYVISVELIVKALKLPNDGNKISTHRDVARVPGFNLAEFENEVFPANTATSEKSTSTKAFQHIKIIHSMVNYIFCPKSGSCGYLSYLDMCIMWHIVNRVRMNLAYLIFKNMCKAYGIGKLPYAHLLTTLFKELDINVSKESSRIDLIVLREIHSDTDGRKKRFEKGGSSSAKVDSDSPMSHLLTQNEELKKLIVDLQQARETGFPTKVETDIPANDASSPATHVSAHGNVECEGTRLGEPIAAVEHESEQVVSEAPVEHVSEQVVEPEVEPAADAPVEHGSEQVEEPETDSTQQKKAFQKDQQESAPSQLSAAAAPPVQKGRKSSKSTVSNPYQSLAAALQTPSDEDEPQEHEHLAAQVSQPLTAKPSRKKMVPFKATRRSKRLND; this is encoded by the exons atgcACGGGATTGATACTCAACACAAAAAGGGTGCTGCACAATCTTCGGGTTCTGTTGACAAAGCACTGCTTGATTGTAAATTCATTAAATGGGATTATTTTGgtcaggtaaattttcaattcaaagaattctttgaatttcaagaatggatGAACGTTTGTGAGTGCACTAATGCTTATTACCCTAGATTGGTTCAAGAATTCTATAGAACTTTAAGAATAGTTGATGAAGAAGACAAATTTGAAGTTGCCTTGAATGATAGTGCGTATGTTATTTCTGTTGAGTTGATTGTTAAGGCTTTAAAATTgcctaatgatggaaataaaatctcTACTCATAGAGATGTTGCTAGAGTTCCAGGCTTTAACTTGGCTGAGTTTGAAAATGAAGTCTTTCCTGCCAACACTGCCACCAGTGAAAAGTCCACTAGCACAAAAGCTTTTCAACATATTaaaatcattcacagtatggtgaactatATTTTTTGTCCTAAGTCTGGCAGCTGTGGCTATTTGAGTTACCTGGATATGTGCATCATGTGGCATATTGTTAACAGAGTAAGAATGAATTTGGCTTATCTGATTTTCAAGAATATGTgtaaagcttatgggattggaaaattgccTTATGCACATCTCTTGACTACTTTGTTTAAAGAGTTGGATATAAATGTTTCTAAAGAAAGTTCTAGGATAGATTTGattgtgcttagagaaattcaCTCCGATACTGATGGAAGAAAGAAACGGTTTGAAAAAGGTGGTTCTTCCTCAGCTAAAGTTGATTCAGATTCTCCAA TGAGTCATTtgcttactcaaaatgaggaattaaaGAAACTGATTGTAGATCTTCAACAGGCAAGGGAAACTGGTTTCCCAACCAAAGTTGAGACTGATATACCTGCAAATGATGCCTCTTCTCCTGCTACTCATGTCTCGGCTCATGGTAATGTTGAATGTGAAGGTACTAGGCTTGGTGAGCCTATAGCTGCTGTGGAACATGAAAGTGAACAAgttgttt CTGAAGCCCCTGTTGAGCATGTTAGTGAACAGGTTGTTGAACCTGAAGTTGAACCTGCAGCTGATGCCCCTGTTGAGCATGGTAGTGAACAGGTTGAAGAACCTGAAA CTGACTCTACACAGCAAAAGAAAGCCTTTCAAAAGGATCAACAAGAGAGTGCTCCATCTCAACTCTCTGCAGCTGCTGCACCTCCAGTCCAGAAAGGTAGAAAAAGTTCTAAGTCTACGGTGTCTAATCCATACCAGTCTTTGGCTGCTGCCCTTCAAACCCCATCTGACGAGGATGAGCCACAGGAGCATGAGCATTTGGCTGCCCAAGTTTCTCAGCCACTTACTGCTAAACCTTCTAGGAAGAAGATGGTGCCTTTCAAAGCTACTCGAAGGAGCAAAAGACTTAATGATTAG